The nucleotide sequence CATTGCCAGCCAGTGCCCGTCACTCCGCGGTCTTCACTGCGTGATCGAGTTGATCGACACCCGCCGTGACACGCTCCATGAAGTGCCTGCCTGCGTCTGTTAGCCGAACGCCCCGCGCATGGCGCTCAAATAGCAGGACACCAAGGTTATCCTCCAGCGCTTTCACACGCGCGCTGACGCTCGACTGGCTGATACCAAGTGCCTTGGCCGCATGCCGAAAATTCAGATGCTCGGCGACGGCGATGAACTGAACAAGGGAAATGAGCGGTATCCTGCCAGACAGGATACCGACATTCACGAGGTTTCGATGGTTAGTGCGCCGCATCGGAGCGGGCCTGCTACCAGTCGTCGGTTAGACGACTGGCGACTTCTCGGTGGCAGCCCCACGGAGCCGAAGGAGCACCAGCCCCAACGAAACCAGTACCGCCATCGCCGTGGCGTAACAGATCACGGGCCACGCTGTGTCACCGTTTAAAAGTGCCACCGCCAATGTCCCGACAATGCTGACTATCAGGCTTTGAACGCAGAAGTAGAACGCGACCGCTGATCCCGCGATGTCGTCGAACTCTGCCAAAGCGCCGTTCGCGGTAACGGACACCGTGAAGACAATACCGACCGCGACAACCCACATCGGTAGGATGAAGGTGAGGAATGACGGCGAGCCGTAAAGTTCGCCGATCCCCAACAGGACCGCTCCGCAAACAAGCAACGCCATCCCACGCGCCACGCATCCTGCGATGCCCCATCTGGCGACAAAGGACTTCGCGAAACGGGTTGTCACGATCATTACAAGCGCGACAGTGGCGAAGGCAAAGCTGAATCCGATCTCGGAATATTCCGCTTGGCCTATGAGCACACGGGGAGCCGTCGAGAAGAAGACGAAGTAGGTGCCCATACCGGCGCTAAAGCCGACAGTGTAAACCCAAAAAGCCGGACTCGCGAAGATCGGCAAGACAGATCGGCGCGTCTTGACTTGATCCAGAGGGCGGGTTTCGTGCCACCTGAAACCCGCATTTAGGAGTGCGAGCATCGCCAGTATAGCCAAAGTAATGAATATCGCCTGCCATCCCAAGAACTCGCCGATCAATACTCCGGCGATAGGGCCGAGCGCAGGCACGAACGCCAGCATCGAACTGAAAAGGCCGTAGATGACGACACCCTCAGGACGGTTGGCATAAACGTCGCGAACCGTCGCGAACGTCGCCACCAGCATGGCCGACGCGCCCACTGCTTGAAGTAGACGGAAAGCGACAAAGGCCGGTGCAGTTGAAGACCAAGCTGCTCCCAGAGACGCAATGACGAAAGCCGTTGCGCCCGCAAGTAGAATTGGCCGTCGCCCGATTCTGTCTGAGAGCGGACCAAAAATCACCTGGCCCACGCCGAGCATCACCATATAGAGGCTCAACGTGAGTTGGATCATAGCGGGCGTCGTGTTCAGGATGCCGGGCATCGCTGGAACGACAGGGAGATAAATATCCATCGCCAGTGAAGCGAGGATGTCGAAAGGAGCCATCAGCAGCAGTGCTGCCGGCAGCGTATAGGCCCACGCGGGGCGTGTGGTGGTCATGACGAATCAACCCTCGATTAAGATTAAGGAATACCGGGCGACGTCTGCTCGTCAGCAATCAGATGAGACTAGCCTTACAGAGCGCCGCAACAACAATACTGGTTGTTGCGGCTTACTTGTCTGCTGACTTGGAATTTCCCATCTGATTACTCCACGCTTACGAATATGAATTGCTACATTTTATCAGATTATCTTTTGCTTCGCAATGCGGCATGGGCGCACTCAGCGTTCCAGCCCCCTCTGCCGCCCTAACTGCCACGACACCGACCCGCCCTGCACGATGCCCATAACCTCGCGGCCGAGTTGGCGGTCGATGATCGGCCGCCACGGGACAAGGGTGAACTCATGGGATTTCTCGACCACGGCGAACTTGCCGCTCGATAGATGCACGGTTCCGGTAAACTTGCCGCTGACGCTCTCGCCGTCCGTGGCGGCGCGGAACGGCAGGCCCTTACTCAAAGCCATATCCGATCCGACGCCGGCTACCTCGCGCTCCCGCAGGATGGCGAGAAGGTTGCGCCGGTAGAAGACGCGGCTGTCCCGGCTGCGGGTGGCGTCGCCCTGTTCGATATGGTGCTCGCGGCGCTGGTCCATGGCTTCGCGGACTTGTTGCCCGAAGCCGGTTGGCGCAAGGTCGGCCGTCTCGCCGTGGATCAGCCGCCGGTCCAGCCAGGTCGCGCCGTCCGATCCGATCTGTTTGTTCAGATCGACCGGGGAAAGGACGCGAACGCTGGCCTGACTGTCTCGGCCGGCGTCATGGGCGGCGGCACGGCTGACCAGATCATCGGGGATGCGCCATTGGTCGGCGTCGATCCGCTCGACGATACCGGCCCGGCGTAGCGCCTCCAGCCGGCGCACATGGGCATCGACATAGCCCTCATAGTCGCCGCCTGGAACGCGGCACGTATAGGAAGAATAAACGCCCTTTTCACCCAAGTCCAACAGCTTTGGACCGCAGTTGACTCTTTCGACACCCCTGCGATGCAACCCAATCCGGCTGACGGGGAGCCAGCAACGCTGAAAATTTACCCTCCTCTTTCCCACTAGCGGCTCCTTTTCCGACAACCAGCACGGCGGATCCCTGCCGCGGCGCTGTGAACGCAGCATTTTGATTGGTATCGTTGGCCTTCAGGCTCGTCAGTCAAACAGACCCAGGAGCAGCTCAGCCGGTGGCGCCCGGCTTTCGGGTAACGCCCTGGTCCCGCTGGTTTCGGCTTTGTGCTTCAGGTGATCAAGGATCTGCTTGATCACTATAGGGTCTTCAATGCAGGCGATGACTTTCATGGCGCCGCCGCAGCCGCTGCAGGTCTCGATGTCGATATTGAAAACACGCTTGAGCCGTTGCGCCCATGTCATCGACGCTCGCCGTTGTGCTGGTGTTGCCGGTTCATCAGCCACCCTGACCTTGTTGCCCCTGCCCCGTTTTGCCGGCGTGACCAACGCCCGGTGCCGACTGTTGGGTGCGAACACCCCGTGGAAGCGGGTTAGGTTGACTCTGGGCTTCGGTACCAGGGCGGCCAGCCTTGCAATGAAATCCAATGGTTCGAAAATGACGTGCGTGGTGCCGTCCCGGTACGGCGTCTTGAGCTGGTAGCGCACGTTGCCGCCTCGTGTTAACGACAGCCGCTTCTCGGATACCGCCGGGCGGCTGATGTACCGGCACAGCCGTTCGAGCTTCTTGCGTTCATCGGCCCTGGCCGCCACGCCGGCGTGCAGGCTGGACCCGGCTACCTTGCCAATCCCGTCACCGAACGGATCACCACTGGTCGGCAGAGTTTGCAAAGTGAACACCTTTCGCCCCGCCTGTGAACCGACAGCGATACGGTAAGTGATCGAGTGCCCCAGCAGGGGTGTCATCGGGTCGTCATCCACCGCATCCGAGGCCAGATAGCTGTTTTCGACATCCCGTTCCAGCAGGCCTTGCCGTTCCAGATAGCGACCCACCCGGTGGGCGATGGTGTGCGTCAGCTGGGTGAGCTCTGGGCTGGTCGGCGCCTTGACCCAGCGGAAACGCGCTGAGCCGTGGGATTGCTCGACATACACACCGTCGAGAAACAGCATGTGGAAGTGAACATTCAGATTGAGCGCCGATCCAAAACGCTGGATCAGGGTGACCGCGCCCGTCTTGGCCACTTGGTGGGTATGGCCCGCTTTCTTGACCAGGTGCGTGGCAATGACGCGGTAAACGATGCCCAGCACCCACCCCATGATCTCGGGCCGGCTGGCAAACAGGAAACGCAGCTGAAACGGGAAGCTCAACACCCACTGACGCATGGGTTGTTCAGGCAGTACTTCATCAACCAGCAAGGCGGCACTTTCGGCCATCCGCCGCGCCCCACAGCTCGGGCAGAAACCGCGACGCTTACAGCTGAAAGCGACCAGGTGCTCGGCGTGGCAAGACTCGCAGCGAACCCGTAGAAAGCCATGCTCCAGCCGCCCGCATTGGAGAAATTCTTCAAATTCCCGTTGCACATAGCCCGGCAATTCCTTTCCCTGCTCTGCCATAAGCGCAGCGAATGCCGGGTAATACTCGTCAACGATCTGATAGAGAAGGGTTTGCTCGGGTCGGTGGCTCTGGTAACGACCAGTATCCCGATCCCGGCTGGCCGTCCTGGCCGCCACATGAGGCATGTTCCGCGTCCTTGCAATACTGTGTTTACATACAGTCTATCGCTTAGCGGAAAGTTCTTTTACCCTCAGCCGAAATGCCTGCCGTTGCTAGACATTGCCAGCCAGTGCCCGTCACTCCGCGGTCTTCACTGCGTGATCGAGTTGATCGACACCCGCCGTGACACGCTCCATGAAGTGCCTGCCTGCGTCTGTTAGCCGAACGCCCCGCGCATGGCGCTCAAATAGCAGGACACCAAGGTTATCCTCCAGCGCTTTCACACGCGCGCTGACGCTCGACTGGCTGATACCAAGTGCCTTGGCCGCATGCCGAAAATTCAGATGCTCGGCGACGGCGATGAACTGAACAAGGGAAATGAGCGGTATCCTGCCAGACAGGATACCGACATTCACGAGGTTTCGATGGTTAGTGCGCCGCATCGGAGCGGGCCTGCTACCAGTCGTCGGTTAGACGACTGGCGACTTCTCGGTGGCAGCCCCACGGAGCCGAAGGAGCACCAGCCCCAACGAAACCAGTACCGCCATCGCCGTGGCGTAACAGATCACGGGCCACGCTGTGTCACCGTTTAAAAGTGCCACCGCCAATGTCCCGACAATGCTGACTATCAGGCTTTGAACGCAGAAGTAGAACGCGACCGCTGATCCCGCGATGTCGTCGAACTCTGCCAAAGCGCCGTTCGCGGTAACGGACACCGTGAAGACAATACCGACCGCGACAACCCACATCGGTAGGATGAAGGTGAGGAATGACGGCGAGCCGTAAAGTTCGCCGATCCCCAACAGGACCGCTCCGCAAACAAGCAACGCCATCCCACGCGCCACGCATCCTGCGATGCCCCATCTGGCGACAAAGGACTTCGCGAAACGGGTTGTCACGATCATTACAAGCGCGACAGTGGCGAAGGCAAAGCTGAATCCGATCTCGGAATATTCCGCTTGGCCTATGAGCACACGGGGAGCCGTCGAGAAGAAGACGAAGTAGGTGCCCATACCGGCGCTAAAGCCGACAGTGTAAACCCAAAAAGCCGGACTCGCGAAGATCGGCAAGACAGATCGGCGCGTCTTGACTTGATCCAGAGGGCGGGTTTCGTGCCACCTGAAACCCGCATTTAGGAGTGCGAGCATCGCCAGTATAGCCAAAGTAATGAATATCGCCTGCCATCCCAAGAACTCGCCGATCAATACTCCGGCGATAGGGCCGAGCGCAGGCACGAACGCCAGCATCGAACTGAAAAGGCCGTAGATGACGACACCCTCAGGACGGTTGGCATAAACGTCGCGAACCGTCGCGAACGTCGCCACCAGCATGGCCGACGCGCCCACTGCTTGAAGTAGACGGAAAGCGACAAAGGCCGGTGCAGTTGAAGACCAAGCTGCTCCCAGAGACGCAATGACGAAAGCCGTTGCGCCCGCAAGTAGAATTGGCCGTCGCCCGATTCTGTCTGAGAGCGGACCAAAAATCACCTGGCCCACGCCGAGCATCACCATATAGAGGCTCAACGTGAGTTGGATCATAGCGGGCGTCGTGTTCAGGATGCCGGGCATCGCTGGAACGACAGGGAGATAAATATCCATCGCCAGTGAAGCGAGGATGTCGAAAGGAGCCATCAGCAGCAGTGCTGCCGGCAGCGTATAGGCCCACGCGGGGCGTGTGGTGGTCATGACGAATCAACCCTCGATTAAGATTAAGGAATACCGGGCGACGTCTGCTCGTCAGCAATCAGATGAGACTAGCCTTACAGAGCGCCGCAACAACAATACTGGTTGTTGCGGCTTACTTGTCTGCTGACTTGGAATTTCCCATCTGATTACTCCACGCTTACGAATATGAATTGCTACATTTTATCAGATTATCTTTTGCTTCGCAATGCGGCATGGGCGCACTCAGCGTTCCAGCCCCCTCTGCCGCCCTAACTGCCACGACACCGACCCGCCCTGCACGATGCCCATAACCTCGCGGCCGAGTTGGCGGTCGATGATCGGCCGCCACGGGACAAGGGTGAACTCATGGGATTTCTCGACCACGGCGAACTTGCCGCTCGATAGATGCACGGTTCCGGTAAACTTGCCGCTGACGCTCTCGCCGTCCGTGGCGGCGCGGAACGGCAGGCCCTTACTCAAAGCCATATCCGATCCGACGCCGGCTACCTCGCGCTCCCGCAGGATGGCGAGAAGGTTGCGCCGGTAGAAGACGCGGCTGTCCCGGCTGCGGGTGGCGTCGCCCTGTTCGATATGGTGCTCGCGGCGCTGGTCCATGGCTTCGCGGACTTGTTGCCCGAAGCCGGTTGGCGCAAGGTCGGCCGTCTCGCCGTGGATCAGCCGCCGGTCCAGCCAGGTCGCGCCGTCCGATCCGATCTGTTTGTTCAGATCGACCGGGGAAAGGACGCGAACGCTGGCCTGACTGTCTCGGCCGGCGTCATGGGCGGCGGCACGGCTGACCAGATCATCGGGGATGCGCCATTGGTCGGCGTCGATCCGCTCGACGATACCGGCCCGGCGTAGCGCCTCCAGCCGGCGCACATGGGCATCGACATAGCCCTCATAGTCGCCGCCTGGAACGCGGCACGTATAGGAAGAATAAACGCCCTTTTCACCCAAGTCCAACAGCTTTGGACCGCAGTTGACTCTTTCGACACCCCTGCGATGCAACCCAATCCGGCTGACGGGGAGCCAGCAACGCTGAAAATTTACCCTCCTCTTTCCCACTAGCGGCTCCTTTTCCGACAACCAGCACGGCGGATCCCTGCCGCGGCGCTGTGAACGCAGCATTTTGATTGGTATCGTTGGCCTTCAGGCTCGTCAGTCAAACAGACCCAGGAGCAGCTCAGCCGGTGGCGCCCGGCTTTCGGGTAACGCCCTGGTCCCGCTGGTTTCGGCTTTGTGCTTCAGGTGATCAAGGATCTGCTTGATCACTATAGGGTCTTCAATGCAGGCGATGACTTTCATGGCGCCGCCGCAGCCGCTGCAGGTCTCGATGTCGATATTGAAAACACGCTTGAGCCGTTGCGCCCATGTCATCGACGCTCGCCGTTGTGCTGGTGTTGCCGGTTCATCAGCCACCCTGACCTTGTTGCCCCTGCCCCGTTTTGCCGGCGTGACCAACGCCCGGTGCCGACTGTTGGGTGCGAACACCCCGTGGAAGCGGGTTAGGTTGACTCTGGGCTTCGGTACCAGGGCGGCCAGCCTTGCAATGAAATCCAATGGTTCGAAAATGACGTGCGTGGTGCCGTCCCGGTACGGCGTCTTGAGCTGGTAGCGCACGTTGCCGCCTCGTGTTAACGACAGCCGCTTCTCGGATACCGCCGGGCGGCTGATGTACCGGCACAGCCGTTCGAGCTTCTTGCGTTCATCGGCCCTGGCCGCCACGCCGGCGTGCAGGCTGGACCCGGCTACCTTGCCAATCCCGTCACCGAACGGATCACCACTGGTCGGCAGAGTTTGCAAAGTGAACACCTTTCGCCCCGCCTGTGAACCGACAGCGATACGGTAAGTGATCGAGTGCCCCAGCAGGGGTGTCATCGGGTCGTCATCCACCGCATCCGAGGCCAGATAGCTGTTTTCGACATCCCGTTCCAGCAGGCCTTGCCGTTCCAGATAGCGACCCACCCGGTGGGCGATGGTGTGCGTCAGCTGGGTGAGCTCTGGGCTGGTCGGCGCCTTGACCCAGCGGAAACGCGCTGAGCCGTGGGATTGCTCGACATACACACCGTCGAGAAACAGCATGTGGAAGTGAACATTCAGATTGAGCGCCGATCCAAAACGCTGGATCAGGGTGACCGCGCCCGTCTTGGCCACTTGGTGGGTATGGCCCGCTTTCTTGACCAGGTGCGTGGCAATGACGCGGTAAACGATGCCCAGCACCCACCCCATGATCTCGGGCCGGCTGGCAAACAGGAAACGCAGCTGAAACGGGAAGCTCAACACCCACTGACGCATGGGTTGTTCAGGCAGTACTTCATCAACCAGCAAGGCGGCACTTTCGGCCATCCGCCGCGCCCCACAGCTCGGGCAGAAACCGCGACGCTTACAGCTGAAAGCGACCAGGTGCTCGGCGTGGCAAGACTCGCAGCGAACCCGTAGAAAGCCATGCTCCAGCCGCCCGCATTGGAGAAATTCTTCAAATTCCCGTTGCACATAGCCCGGCAATTCCTTTCCCTGCTCTGCCATAAGCGCAGCGAATGCCGGGTAATACTCGTCAACGATCTGATAGAGAAGGGTTTGCTCGGGTCGGTGGCTCTGGTAACGACCAGTATCCCGATCCCGGCTGGCCGTCCTGGCCGCCACATGAGGCATGTTCCGCGTCCTTGCAATACTGTGTTTACATACAGTCTATCGCTTAGCGGAAAGTTCTTTTACCCTCAGCCGAAATGCCTGCCGTTGCTAGACATTGCCAGCCAGTGCCCGTCACTCCCTGTCGTCTGGGCGTTCCTCTGGGCTAAACATCGACATGATCCGGCGCTTAATATCGCCGTCCTTGTTGACCAGCGTCTTGGTCACGAAGGCCGCGTATTCTTTGGCGTTGTCGTACCCTTTCCAGACCTCGTGGGGGTCAAGAGCGTAGGCGCAAACCCGCCCAGCGACTGGGATTCTGACCAAGGCGCGTTCTGTCTCAAGGTGGGGTTCTAGGGATTTTCCCCTCTAAAAAGACATAATCCTCTGTAGACCACACCAATAAATGGCTGCGGAGGTGGTTTACTTTCAGCTTGGAGCCTAATCATCCACTATCGGCCTTGTTATTTCGCCAATATTGGGCAATTTCCCAGTATTAGTGAAGTTATACGTTCCGCTTAAGTTGATATTTTGCCACGCAACGGGCGAAACAGCACGAGTGATACCCGCTTTCTCTTCATCTCCTCTCGCTTCAAAGTGTCCCAGAAGATGACTCAGTATCGCGGAGTTGAAGTAGATGATCGCGTTGGCAAGCAATCTTGCGCATTCATTCCAGATAGCGATTTCAGACTCGTTTTTGCCACGGAACTGATCACCATTCACCGACGCAATGGCTCGTCTAAGGAAGTGCCATGCTTCTCCCCGGTTCAGGGCACGTTGCACATACTGCCGCAAACTGGCATCGTCGATGTAGTCAAGTAAATATTGCGCTTTAACCAGTCGATTATACTCCGTCAGAGCCTGTAATATTGGGTGTCCAGAAGGGTAACCAGACAACTTTCTTACCAGCATTGCTTGTGTCGTCCGCTTTGTCTGAAGTGACAGAACAATACGCCTGATATCTTGCCATCCCGTTGTAATAACATTCGTTCTGATAGGCTTCTTTAGCGCCAGTATGGTGCTGCCTTGTTCACTTTCAGTCACATCAAACAGATCATTGATGACACTACTGAACTGCGCGTATCGCGGTGCAAAACTGTAACCGCATAGATCCAGTAAGGCGAAGTTAACATGATTGACACCGTGTGTATCTGTCGAGAGTACGTCAGGTTTGATTTCACTGCTGTTGGATTGTAACAGGTCATAAATATAGTGTGATTCGTGCTCGTTGGAACCGATGATCCGAGCATTGAGGGCGCTGTGGTTGGCCACCAGTGTCATGGCCGTGATCCCTTTGTTGGTGCCGAAATACTTAGAGGAGTACCGGGTTTTAAAGGTTTCCAGATGGGTTTCGAATTTCTGACCATCCGCACTGGCATGCAGCTGGTCCTCCTGAATATGGTAGTGGCGGAAGATGGGTAGCGCTGCAACCGCATTATTGATCACGTCGCTGGCGTCATGCAGCGTTTCAGGCCGGATATAGTTGGCCTGCACCGTACTCAGGTGTTCATAGCTTCGATCGGAGATCTGCGCCATGCCATACACACCACGGTGAGTGGCGTTGGCAATCAGAATGGCCAGTAAATCATCCTGATGAGTGAACCCTTGTTTTTGTATCGGAAGTACATGAGTCAGACATTTCATGAACCCGGTTTCGCGCTCTACATACCGCAGTACATCCGCGATACCGACCGGTTGCATTCGCTTAAAAAAGGGATTGTTGACCAGAGAT is from Proteus columbae and encodes:
- a CDS encoding DUF3363 domain-containing protein, with product MLRSQRRGRDPPCWLSEKEPLVGKRRVNFQRCWLPVSRIGLHRRGVERVNCGPKLLDLGEKGVYSSYTCRVPGGDYEGYVDAHVRRLEALRRAGIVERIDADQWRIPDDLVSRAAAHDAGRDSQASVRVLSPVDLNKQIGSDGATWLDRRLIHGETADLAPTGFGQQVREAMDQRREHHIEQGDATRSRDSRVFYRRNLLAILREREVAGVGSDMALSKGLPFRAATDGESVSGKFTGTVHLSSGKFAVVEKSHEFTLVPWRPIIDRQLGREVMGIVQGGSVSWQLGRQRGLER
- the floR gene encoding chloramphenicol/florfenicol efflux MFS transporter FloR produces the protein MTTTRPAWAYTLPAALLLMAPFDILASLAMDIYLPVVPAMPGILNTTPAMIQLTLSLYMVMLGVGQVIFGPLSDRIGRRPILLAGATAFVIASLGAAWSSTAPAFVAFRLLQAVGASAMLVATFATVRDVYANRPEGVVIYGLFSSMLAFVPALGPIAGVLIGEFLGWQAIFITLAILAMLALLNAGFRWHETRPLDQVKTRRSVLPIFASPAFWVYTVGFSAGMGTYFVFFSTAPRVLIGQAEYSEIGFSFAFATVALVMIVTTRFAKSFVARWGIAGCVARGMALLVCGAVLLGIGELYGSPSFLTFILPMWVVAVGIVFTVSVTANGALAEFDDIAGSAVAFYFCVQSLIVSIVGTLAVALLNGDTAWPVICYATAMAVLVSLGLVLLRLRGAATEKSPVV
- a CDS encoding IS91-like element ISCR2 family transposase; translated protein: MPHVAARTASRDRDTGRYQSHRPEQTLLYQIVDEYYPAFAALMAEQGKELPGYVQREFEEFLQCGRLEHGFLRVRCESCHAEHLVAFSCKRRGFCPSCGARRMAESAALLVDEVLPEQPMRQWVLSFPFQLRFLFASRPEIMGWVLGIVYRVIATHLVKKAGHTHQVAKTGAVTLIQRFGSALNLNVHFHMLFLDGVYVEQSHGSARFRWVKAPTSPELTQLTHTIAHRVGRYLERQGLLERDVENSYLASDAVDDDPMTPLLGHSITYRIAVGSQAGRKVFTLQTLPTSGDPFGDGIGKVAGSSLHAGVAARADERKKLERLCRYISRPAVSEKRLSLTRGGNVRYQLKTPYRDGTTHVIFEPLDFIARLAALVPKPRVNLTRFHGVFAPNSRHRALVTPAKRGRGNKVRVADEPATPAQRRASMTWAQRLKRVFNIDIETCSGCGGAMKVIACIEDPIVIKQILDHLKHKAETSGTRALPESRAPPAELLLGLFD
- a CDS encoding LysR family transcriptional regulator is translated as MRRTNHRNLVNVGILSGRIPLISLVQFIAVAEHLNFRHAAKALGISQSSVSARVKALEDNLGVLLFERHARGVRLTDAGRHFMERVTAGVDQLDHAVKTAE